The Solibacillus isronensis sequence AAATTTCCGCTCGACTTGCATGTATTAGGCACGCCGCCAGCGTTCGTCCTGAGCCAGGATCAAACTCTCCATAAAAGTAGTTTGAAAGCTCATTTGCTTTGCTAGCGATCCAACTTCGTTAGAAGTTAGAATCTATTGTTTGCTTCATTTAAGAAGCTTGTTTCATTAACGTTGCTTGTTCAGTTTTCAAGGTTCATTTTGTTTCAATGTCGTTTTAGCGACTCCTCTAATTTAACATCTCTGTTTCTTTTTGTCAACAACTTTTTTGAAAAAGTTTTTTTGAAGAAATTCGAGAAAGTAATTTAGTTGTTATCAAGTACGTCTTAGCGACATTTAATATATTACAATACTTTCAATGTTTTCGTCAACACTTTTTTAAAAATAATTTCAGAGCGTTTTTAAACGCTCTGATTAATATACTATAACCCGTACTCAGATTCAATATAATGTCTGTCTACATAATAGTTCCTGTGGAAGATCGCTTCGTTTTTAGCGATAACCGTTTCCACCAGAATTAGCTCTCTTTCAATTAAGTATTCAACAAACACTTCCAAGTCCACAGAGTAATAACTCAACTCAGGATGATCATGCAATTGCTGAATCGTCCATGAAGGTTGTGCAAGCATTGTTTCTAAAATATGTTGCGCCCCATCCGTAGTTCTGGAATTTATTAAAAACTCACCGGCTAAAAATAATAACTCCAGACGCTTCTCGAGACTTTCGTTGCTCATAATTAATTCTTCATATAATTTATAAATTGCAGGGTCATTGCGTTTCACCTGGGCCCAAACTGTCACTTCAGGATAATGCCCGCTATCAATAATCGATAATCTTCCTAAATGATGTAATGAAGCAACTACATGATTGTACGCATCTAAAAAATGACCATCTTCAAATAATTCTTTTCCTTCTTTATAACGGCGGATTAACTTGGCAAACTGGATACCTGTTTTTAATTTACGACCGAAGAATGGGAACTCTTGCAATTCAGAACGTAGTTTATATAGAAACTCATTGCGGTCAAACATAACTTTACCGTGGAAAAGCCAATCAACTAACCGCTTATGCGAACCAATGAAAATCCATTTACGCAAACGTTCCTCCGTTAAAATATGCATCACCATTTTCGCTTCACCATATGAATAGTGTTTCGAATAAATAGGCTTATCACTTTCTTTTACAATAATTAAAAGAACCGAATCAAATGTATCGGTCATATTCTCAGCACCTTCACGCTTGTTTATCAATATTACTCCAAGCGTTTCCGGCTGACTTGCACGTTCCTGATAAATCGGTCTTAAAATATGTTCCATTGTTATCCCCCTATAAAGTTTACCTTCTATATAATGTCATTGTAGATGCTATAAGATAAATTAACTAGTATTACGCTGATAAACTTTCAACCATGCGGAAAGTCCATCATTCCCTCATATCAAATAATATAAATCCCGTTATTTTTTCTTTCGCCATTCATTTCTAAAAACCCTTCATTTAAACATTTTTAAATAGTATTAAGGGATATTTACGAGCCGCCTAATTCTTTCCTGTCTACTAATTTATATCCAATTTATGTTATAGTATATTTTAGATTAGGAGGCAATTGAAATGAAAAAATATAATAGTAAAATTAATAAGATCCGCTCTTTTGCATTATCCCTTATTTTCATCGGCTTCGTTATTATGTATGGTGCAATCTTTTTCAAAAATAATCAAATACTTGTATTAATCTTCATGACAATTGGACTTCTTTGTATCATCGGCAGTACAGCTGTATACGGCTGGATAGGATTGCTGTCTACAAAGGCTGTGCAAGTTGTCTGTCCGGAATGCGGGAAATGGACAAAGGTTTTAGGTCGCGTGGATATTTGCATGTATTGCAATGAACCGCTCACTTTAGATCCTGCATTGGAAGGAAAAGAATTCAATCAAGAGTACAATAAAAATTAATATTCTACGGGACTGGAGTAAAGGTGATCAAACTTTTGCTCCAGTTTTTCATATAAAAAAAACCCAGCAACAACCGTTACTAGGTTAAATTATTATTGAACTTTTGTTGCACCGACTGCTACACAGTCAGGACATGTACCATAGACTTCTAAACGGTGCGAATTAACTTGAAAGCCTGTTACTTGCGAAGCAAACTGCTCCACTTCATTTAATCCGGGATAGTGGAAGTCTACAATTTTACCGCAGCCATCACAAATCATGTGATAATGGTCGCCTGTTACGAAATCGAAACGACTCGCTGCATCCCCATAAGTAAGCTCTTTTACTAAACCTACTTCACGAAAGACACGTAAATTATTATAAACTGTTGCTACACTCATATTAGGAAACTTATCGCAAAGCGCCTTGTATATATCATCAGCTGTTGGGTGAATCATACTTTGAATTAAATATTCCAAAATCGCATGACGCTGAGGAGTAATTCGTACACCAGTAGTCTTTAACGTGTCCAGCGCATCCTTTAAATGCAATTCAGACATCGTCATGCACCCCTTTTCATACATATTATTAATTTGTAATTGTTATAATTAGTGTAGCGAATTTGTCCATGCGTTGTCAACAATTGCTTATTCCAATTGAAATAAAAGTATTTGGTAAAAAAGCTAATTGAAAATGAAAGCGATTAAAGGCTTATTCTTTCGTATCGCGTTCTCAATTAGTACCCTCTAAGAATATCCATCTTATTTTCTAAATCACGTTCCCCATTGAGCCATTTTGCCAGACTTGGTTTGAAAATGTCCAGACTGCGCTCCACATAACGTGATGAATGACTTGAAAAATGTGGTGATAGCGTAACATTGTTCAAGTCCCATAGCGGGCTGTCTGCCGGTAATGGCTCGATCTCATAGACGTCTAAAACAGCATGTTCTATTAGCTCGTCTTGTAAAACGCCAACAAGAGTATCCGTTTCTACTAAGTCACCACGCCCAAAATTCATGAAGATTGCTGAACTCTTCATCAGTTCAAAATGCTCCCGAGTCAGCATATGCTTCGTTTCCTTAGTAGATGGCAGCATCGAAAGAATAATATCCGCTTTCGGTAACTGCTCTTTTAAATCATCCAGCTTATATGTTTCATTCATATACTCCGCTTCGTTGCCTGAGCGATTACAGCCAATTGTATGTACGTCAAACGCCTGCAGAATACGTCCTACTTCACCGCCGATTGCACCCGGACCGATAATCAATGCTGTACTTCCGTTTAACTCTGTTGGACGCGCCTTTTTATTCCATTCTTTCTTCTGTTGCTGCTCATAAATAAACGGCAATACACGTTTCAATGATAAAATATGAGCTAAAATCGATTCAGTCATCGGCTTCTTATGTATACCGCGCACATTCGAAACGAGTATATTACGTTTCGCAATCGCTTCTGCCGGCATTTTCTCGATTCCTGCAGATGCAACGAAAATCCATTGCAATTTGTCTGCATACTGTAAATGCTCTTCCTTTAAATCTTCCCCATAAGTTACTAAAACGTCTGTTTGAGCAAGTTTCTCCACATCCAGTTTCTTATCAAATAAAAAATCTACTTGAGGAAACTGTGCCAAAAGCGGCTGTTTTAAATCTTCACGTGGTTCAAATGTAAAATAAATCGTTACCATTGTAACTCCCCTTTGTGCACATATTAATTCGTGCGATTTTTTAAATAGTTTAACACATCTTCAATATGATTTTTTACCCGTACTT is a genomic window containing:
- a CDS encoding D-2-hydroxyacid dehydrogenase, producing MVTIYFTFEPREDLKQPLLAQFPQVDFLFDKKLDVEKLAQTDVLVTYGEDLKEEHLQYADKLQWIFVASAGIEKMPAEAIAKRNILVSNVRGIHKKPMTESILAHILSLKRVLPFIYEQQQKKEWNKKARPTELNGSTALIIGPGAIGGEVGRILQAFDVHTIGCNRSGNEAEYMNETYKLDDLKEQLPKADIILSMLPSTKETKHMLTREHFELMKSSAIFMNFGRGDLVETDTLVGVLQDELIEHAVLDVYEIEPLPADSPLWDLNNVTLSPHFSSHSSRYVERSLDIFKPSLAKWLNGERDLENKMDILRGY
- the perR gene encoding peroxide-responsive transcriptional repressor PerR; its protein translation is MSELHLKDALDTLKTTGVRITPQRHAILEYLIQSMIHPTADDIYKALCDKFPNMSVATVYNNLRVFREVGLVKELTYGDAASRFDFVTGDHYHMICDGCGKIVDFHYPGLNEVEQFASQVTGFQVNSHRLEVYGTCPDCVAVGATKVQ
- a CDS encoding YgzB family protein: MKKYNSKINKIRSFALSLIFIGFVIMYGAIFFKNNQILVLIFMTIGLLCIIGSTAVYGWIGLLSTKAVQVVCPECGKWTKVLGRVDICMYCNEPLTLDPALEGKEFNQEYNKN
- a CDS encoding nucleotidyltransferase-like protein; the protein is MEHILRPIYQERASQPETLGVILINKREGAENMTDTFDSVLLIIVKESDKPIYSKHYSYGEAKMVMHILTEERLRKWIFIGSHKRLVDWLFHGKVMFDRNEFLYKLRSELQEFPFFGRKLKTGIQFAKLIRRYKEGKELFEDGHFLDAYNHVVASLHHLGRLSIIDSGHYPEVTVWAQVKRNDPAIYKLYEELIMSNESLEKRLELLFLAGEFLINSRTTDGAQHILETMLAQPSWTIQQLHDHPELSYYSVDLEVFVEYLIERELILVETVIAKNEAIFHRNYYVDRHYIESEYGL